In Chondrinema litorale, the DNA window GATGGATAAAGATTTAAGAAAAGCTATAAAGGAAGCTAAGCAAAGTTTACCAGATTCTGGTATTTAACCTGTCAATCACTTCTTAAATAATTGAGTGCAGAAACTTTTTCTAGGGAGTTAACTAACTGGTATTTACCATGAAGTTCAAGATGGGCAATTTTACCAGGAGTACCGTTTCTGTATTTTAGAGATTTAATATCCAACTGAGCTACTTCTCCTTTTTTGAAAGGTACACCAAACTCATCTTCTTTATCTTCTACAAAGTTGTAGTTAAGCAAACCTAATACTGTGTTTGCATCCTGCTCTAAATCGCCACCTTCTCTAAGCATATCTGCATGTAAATCACCAATTCTACTAGCACGAGCTTCTCTGTTAAACTGCGCACCAAGTATTACCGGAATCTGCAATGGAACAGCAATTTTGTTAAGTATGGTGTTTGAAATTTGCTTAATTACTTCGTAGCCTTTTACCGATTGGTTAACCGGAATTTTTTGAATATAGTCGATGTAAACCGCTCCTGTTCTATCTTTTACATATTGTGCTTTTACCGCTTCGGCAAGTTCAATATCATTTAGGTTAAAGCTGAAAATATTTAATCTCTTGGTATTGATTAAATCGCCCAGTTTTCTCTTGGCATTTTCAACATCTTGGTTGTATTCTTTTTTACCTGCTTGGTATTTTCTAAGATAATTGAGGCCAGCTTCAAACCTAAATTCTTCAAAAAGAATTCTATTGAGAATTTTAAGCATGAGGTATTTTGCAGGTTCCTCATAGGTAAAAAAGAAAAACTCTTTTTTCGGGTAAAGCTTAATCATGTTGTAAAACATGTTGAGCATTAAGCTGGTTTTACCATGCGAAGGTCTTGCCGCAATCAATGTAATTGCAGATTGTGGTATTCTGATGATCTGATCTAAAGAATCGATTCCAGTTCTTAAATCGTCTGGTTCTTTAGCAGTTTCTTCTAGAAATTCATTAAAGCTATAAGGCTTTACTTTTTCTCTAATTTCTGCACTGGTATAATGAGAAAGGTATTTCTCCAGATGAGTTTTCGCTTCTGTCAACTTGCCATCTCTCAGCTTTCTACCAGCTTCCAGAGTAACTTGTTGTAGGGCTTTGGTTTCATCTTCAACCTGTTGGTTGTATCTCAGTTTTGCAGCAGCTTCTTCAATGGTAAGTCGAGAGATATCAGAATGCTCTCCATGACTTTTCATGAAAACATCTATAAAGCGACCACGAATTAACTGGTTCTTAATTAAAGCAGCATAATGTGCCACTTGCTCAATATATTTTTCTTGTTGTATTGTACTGAGAAACTGGGCATTTTTACCTGCAATTTCATCGATGATATACAGGTTTAACCAAATGTGCAAAGGGTTAGCATTTTCAATAATTTTTTTGAAAGATGCAGTTCCTTGTGCTTTTATATAGTCGTTGGGATCTTTTAAACCTTCTGGTAATTCTGCAACCAGAATATTTAAATGTTCGCTTTCGGGGTAGGAGAGCAGTTTTTCAATAGCTTTATAAGTAGCTATTTTTCCTGCCGAATCTCCATCAAAAGCAATAATTAAATCTTTTTCTTTTGCTTGAATAATGGAATCTGCCTGATACTTAGACAAGTCACTTCCATTAATAGATGCTGCCCTACCAATTTCTCTAGCTTCTATTAGCTTTGAGTCAATTTGACCTTCGACCAAAATTAGTGGTTCTGCAAATTTTTGATTGGTATTAGTATGGTTAAAAAGTTGTTTTGACTTTTCGAAACCAGTGGTATATCTATATCGATCTCCTTTGTTATTAGGTTCTATATTTCTAAGTATAAAACCAGATGTTCTCCCTAATTGATCTCCAGTTGGAATCGCCAGATTGTAACGGTCATCAGCATTAAAAGATGATAGCACTGAGTTAATAACAGGTTTATCGAATCCTTTTCTTTGCAAATAAGCATCACATCTTTCTTTACCAGGATAATAACCAAACCCAGTAAAGTCTATATCATCATCAGAGAATCCTCTTTCTTCTTTTAAATATTTGAGATGATCTTTAGCCGCTGCATCATGTTGTAACAAGTAATGGAAAAAGCTTTCTAACTCTTGCCAAATATCTCTGGCTTTTGCACGAGTTTTAGCTTGCTCTCTTATTTCTGGAGTTTCATTATACGAATTTGGCGGAAGGGTTACTCCTGCAAACTCGGCTAAAAATTTTACGGCTTCTATCCACTCTTTTGCATCTCTTTCGCATATGTAAGAAGCCAAATTTCTGCTTGGAGCAGAAGCTTTATAACTTTTTAAGATACCCGGTC includes these proteins:
- a CDS encoding DnaB-like helicase C-terminal domain-containing protein, encoding MQDLNDFLELEIYPVVYNRLDVLLPEFDLQFRQKYWQSAKNNLLKTDGTEGSSGASVYIYENRPGILKSYKASAPSRNLASYICERDAKEWIEAVKFLAEFAGVTLPPNSYNETPEIREQAKTRAKARDIWQELESFFHYLLQHDAAAKDHLKYLKEERGFSDDDIDFTGFGYYPGKERCDAYLQRKGFDKPVINSVLSSFNADDRYNLAIPTGDQLGRTSGFILRNIEPNNKGDRYRYTTGFEKSKQLFNHTNTNQKFAEPLILVEGQIDSKLIEAREIGRAASINGSDLSKYQADSIIQAKEKDLIIAFDGDSAGKIATYKAIEKLLSYPESEHLNILVAELPEGLKDPNDYIKAQGTASFKKIIENANPLHIWLNLYIIDEIAGKNAQFLSTIQQEKYIEQVAHYAALIKNQLIRGRFIDVFMKSHGEHSDISRLTIEEAAAKLRYNQQVEDETKALQQVTLEAGRKLRDGKLTEAKTHLEKYLSHYTSAEIREKVKPYSFNEFLEETAKEPDDLRTGIDSLDQIIRIPQSAITLIAARPSHGKTSLMLNMFYNMIKLYPKKEFFFFTYEEPAKYLMLKILNRILFEEFRFEAGLNYLRKYQAGKKEYNQDVENAKRKLGDLINTKRLNIFSFNLNDIELAEAVKAQYVKDRTGAVYIDYIQKIPVNQSVKGYEVIKQISNTILNKIAVPLQIPVILGAQFNREARASRIGDLHADMLREGGDLEQDANTVLGLLNYNFVEDKEDEFGVPFKKGEVAQLDIKSLKYRNGTPGKIAHLELHGKYQLVNSLEKVSALNYLRSD